The DNA segment CGTCGCCGGCGGGCACGACCGCGTCGAGAGCCGCGTCGTCGTCGTGGACGGCGAGCGCCGGGTCGAGAGCGTGCCCCCGCTCGGCGTCTGGCCCGATCGCGGAGCGCGACCCGGCGAGGAGGGGCTCGCCCGCGCCGCGGCCTGACCGACCCGCACGACCCCCAGACGCGGGTGACGCCTCGGTCGTCCGGCCGATCCGCGTCGCTACGGCCTTTCGCAGATCCCCGGCTTAGGGTGTCCGTGTGCAACGTGTCGACGATTTCCCAGGAGCCGGACCGGTGGCGACCTCCCCCGAGTCCGGTGACCCGCGCGAGGCGTCCGCCCTCCAGCTCCCCTCCAACGCCACCACGCCCGTCCAGGTGACGAGCGGCGAGGCCGGCTACCAGGGCGGCAACGCGGCCGACCCGGTCTGGCAGTCCTGGCGGGAGGAGCTCGCCAAGGTCGGCGGCCCCTCGCCGCTCCTGCACTTCGTCGACTCCCCGCGCACCCGCATCGAGCTGTCCACCACGCACCCGGGCGGGCTGCCCCCGTTCATCTCGGGCAAGACGACCCTGCTCTCCTCCCTCATCCGCGACGAGCTGGCGCTGCGCACCGCGAAGAACGCCGCCGCCGCCATCACCGACAAGGGGATCGAGCTGCGCTCGGTCCGCGGCATCGAGGGCGTGCACCTCGCGATCGGCCTCGCCCAGTGGCGCGCCGGCGAGACGGAGTTCACCGCCCCGGTCCTGCTGCGCCCGCTCGCGATCCGCCGCTACGGCCGCGACTTCGAGCTCAAGCTCAAGGGCCAGCCCTACTTCAACCCGCAGCTCGCCCGCGCGCTCAAGCAGCAGTTCGGCATCACGATCGACCCCGAGCAGTTCGTCGAGCTCGCGGTGCAGAGCGGCGTCTTCAAGCCGCAGCCGGTCATCGACCAGCTGCGCGGACTCACCTCGCACCTGCCCTGGTTCGCCGTGCACCCGCGCCTGGTGGTCTCGAGCTTCGCCGACGTCGCCGGCGACATGCTCCGCGACGCCCGGATGCTCGAGCACCCCGTCCTGGACGCGGTCGCCGGCAACCCGGCCGCCAAGCGCGCGCTGCAGCAGTCGCAGAAGGTGGCGTCGATCATCCCGCAGGACGAGCGTCCGCCGGCGACCGACAACCTCCTCCTCGACGCCGACGCCGAGCAGGAGCAGGTCATCGCGAACATCGCGGCCGGCAACTCGCTCGTCGTGAAGACCCTCCCCGGCACCGGCGGCACGCAGACGATCGTCAACGCGATCGGCGCGCTCGCCGCGCAGCACAAGCGCGTCCTCGTCGTCGGTGCCCGCCGCTCGAGCCTCGACAGCATCCACCAGCGGCTGCTCTCCGCCGGCCTCGGCGGCATCGCCGTCAGCCCGCGCACGCTCCGCCGCGACCTGATCCAGTCGATCGGCCGCAACGAGAAGGCCGCACGCCCCTCCGTCAGCGAGATCGACGACGCCCTGCTGCGCCTGCGCAAGGTGCTGCTCGACTACCGCGGCGCCCTCTCGCGCCGCGACCCCAGCTTCGGCGTGTCCGCGCTGCAGGCCCTCGAGGAGCTGGCGCGCCTCTCGCAGCTGCGCACGCCCCCGTCGACCGCCGCCCGCCTCGACCGCCGCGCCGTCACCGCCCTCGCGCACAGCCGGCCCGAGGCGACCCGGATGCTGATCGAGTCGGCCCGCCTCGGCGAGTTCCGCTACGGACCGGGCGACTCGCCCTGGTACGGCGCGCAGTTCGACTCGACCGCCGACGCCGAGGCCGCGCACGAGCTGGCCAAGCGCCTGCACCTGCGCGACCTGCCGCGCCTGCTCGACCGCGCCCAGGACGTCATCGCGCAGACGCGCATGCGCCCGTTCGAGTCGGTCGCCGAGCTCGGCATCTACCTGCGCCTGCTGCAGGACGTCCGCGAGACGCTCGACAAGTTCCAGCCGGCCGTCTTCGACCGCTCGATCCAGGACCTCATCGTCGCCACGTCGCCGCGCCGCGAGGCCGCCGAGATGTCCTCGACGAACCGCCGCCGCCTGAAGAAGCTCGCCCGCGAGTACATGCGGCCCGGCGCGCACGTGACCGACCTCAACGCGTCGCTGCGCCGCGTGCAGCAGCAGCGCACGCTCTGGCAGCGCTACGCCGTCGCGGGCACCGTCCCCGAGGTGCCGGTCGGCGTCGCCGACGTGCAGGTCGCGTTCCAGCAGGTGTCCGACCAGCTCGGCCGGCTCGACGAGCCGCTCGGCCGGCGCGGGAGCAGCACGCCGCTGGCGTCCCTCCCGCTCGCCGAGCTCGTCTCGATGGTCTCCGGGCTCGCCGAGGACAGCGAGGTGCTGGCCAACCTGCAGGAGCGCACGACGCTGCTCTCGACGCTGCGCGAGTGGGGCCTGGACCCGCTGCTGACCGACCTCTCGCGCCGCCACGTGCCGGCCGAGCTGGTCGCGATCGAGCTCGACCTCGCCTGGTGGCGCTCGGCGCTCGAGATCATGCTGACCGACGAGCGCGCCCTGCTCGGCGGCAACACCAGCGTGCTCGACCGCCTCGAGGCCGACTTCAAGCTCGTCGACGAGGCGCACGCAGCCTCCAGCGCCGAGCTGCTGGCCTGGAAGCTCTCGGAGACCTGGAAGATCGGGCTCGTCGACTGGCAGCTCGAGCGCGACGCCCTGCGCGCGCTGCTGCGCTCCGAGGCGTCGACCACGCCGCAGGAGCTGCAGAAGGCCGCGCCGCACCTCTCGCGGGTGCTCGCTCCGGCCTGGCTCGCCTCGCCCTACGAGGTGCACCGCATCGGCACCGAGACCACCTTCGACGCGGTCTTCCTCGTCGACGCCGGCGCCACGACCCTCGCCGAGAACGTCGGAGCGATCCGCCGCGCCAAGCAGGTCGTCGCGTTCGGCGACCCGGTGACGCAGACGCCGACGCCGTTCTCGCTGCGGGTCGACGAGACCGTCGAGTTCGGCAGCGCCGCCTCGCGCACCGACGTCGAGGCCCTGCACGCGCAGTCCGCGCTGGCCCGCCTCGGCGAGCTGCTCAACACCGTCACGCTCACCCGCAGCTACCGCGCGGGCGGCGAGGACCTCGCCGAGCTGGTGAACCGACGCTTCTACGGCGGCCGGATCGACTCGCTGCCGTGGGCCGGCTCGTTCCTCGGGCACGACTCGCTCCGCTTCCACTACATCGCCAGCGGACACGGCATGCCGGAGAACGACTCCGGAGCGGTCGAGTCCGTCGACGCCGAGGTCGCGAAGGTGGTCGAGCTGGTGCTCGAGCACGCGGTCATCCGTCCGCGCGAGTCGCTGATGGTGATCACCGCGAGCCCGCGGCACGCCGTCCGGGTGCAGCAGGCCGTGCTCACCGCGTTCGCCAAGCGCGCGGACCTCAACGACTTCATCCTCGGCGACCGGCCCGAGCCGTTCGCGGTGGTGACGCTCGAGCAGTCGGTCGCGCAGAGCCGCGACCGGGTCATCTTCTCGATCGGCTACGGCCGCACCCCGCACGGGCGCCTGCTCTCCAACTTCGGTGCGCTGGCAGAGCCGGGCGGAGAGCGCCTGCTCGCCGTCGGCATGACCCGCGCCCGCCGCTCGATGGACATCGTCTCCTGCTTCCGCCCCGGCGACATCGACGAGTCGCGGATGCGCTACGGCATGGTCGCGCTCGCCCAGGTGCTCCAGGAGGCGGAGGACCGCGTCCAGCCGAGCGACCGCGACGACTACTCCGAGCCGATGCTGGTCGACCTGGCCGCGCGCCTCGAGCGCCGCGGACTGCGCGTCAACATCGGCCACAAGGGCAAGCTCGCGCTGGTCGCGGCGCACGGCACCCGCGCCGTCGTCGTCGAGACCGACCGCGACGTCAGCACGCAGAGCCTCCGGGTCTCGCTGCGGCTGCGGCCGGAGCTGCTGCGCCGCCTCGGCTGGCACTACCTCCGCGTGCACAACTTCGAGCTGTTCGCCGACCCCGAGGCCGTGGCCGCGCGGGTCGCCGGGCTGATCGGTGCCCCGCAGGACGAGACGTCGACCGGTCCGATCGAGGTGCCGGTGGGCGCCGGCGCGCCGATCGTCGAGGACGCCGCCCCGGCGTCGAACGAGACGCAGCCGATCACGCCCCTGCCCGCCGACTGAGCGTGCCCGAGGACTCCCGGGCCGCCGCGCCCGCCGGCGCCGACCGACCGCTCCGGCGCTCGCGCGGCGGCCGGCGGGCGACCCTGCCCGCGAAGCCGGGCACCGACCCGTCCCCGCACGACGCCGTCGTCCCCGACCCCGACGCCGCGCCCGCGCGCCCCGACACGGGCCCGAACGACGCCCGCCTCCGCCAGGACGTCCCCCCGCACTACTGACCCCTCCCGCGAGATGCCACTTGTGCACGCTTTTCACGGCGTGTCGCGCGCACAAGTGGAATCTCGTGGACCGCGGACGACGGCGGCCCACCGTGCCGGAGCACGATGGGCCGTCGTCGTCGCGGGAGCGGGTCAGCCGCAGGTGCGGGCCGCGTAGGGGGCCTTCACCGTCGAGGTGACCGACTTGCCGCCGACCGAGGCGGTCGCCGTCACCGTCGCCTCGCCGGCCGCGAGCTGGGCGGCCCGGACGGTGAAGGCGGCGGAGGCGTTCGAGCCCGCCTTGACGCCGGCGAAGGACTTCGTGCCCGCTGTCGAGGTGACCGTGACGTCCATCGGGACGGTGTCGCCGTTGGTCGCGACGACCGTCAGCACCACCTTGCCGGCGACGCAGCGGGTGGTCGCCGCGGCCGTCAGCTTCAGCGACGACTGCACGGTGACCGTGGCGGTCACCGGCATCCGCGAGTCATCCTGCGCCACTCCCCGCACCGCGAAGGTGCCGGCGGCGGCGTAGGAGGCGGGGGCGACGGCGTCCCAGGTGACGGCGACGGTGCGCTTCGCGCCGTCCGCCGTCGTGAGCTCCGCGCTGGGCAGCACCGGGGCGACGCCGGCCGCGGTCGAGACCGCGATCAGAGCGACCGAGGTGACGGCGATCGCCGGGGCGTAGGCCTCGAGCATCCGCTGGTACTCGGCGCGGGTCACCGGGATGACCGTGCCGTGGCGGGGCTTGCCGCCGTCGGAGTTCTGCGGCAGGTTCTCCCGCAGCTTCGCGCCGAGCGGCTGCCAGGCGTCGGCGGCCAGGTCGTCGGTGCCGAACGGGATGTAGTGGTTCGGTCCCGCGTGGTAGTCCGGCTGGTCGATGAAGAGGAACCAGTCGAGGCCGTTCACGTCGCCCTCGTTCGCGGGGAAGACGTTCGGGCCCTCACCGCTGGTGAAGGTGCCGTTCGGCTCGCCGTTGGGCAGGCCGGAGGCGACGCGCTCCTTGACCAGGGTCCACTCGTCCGCGGGTCCGGAGGTGCCGGGCAGTGAGCCGCTGACCGTGGCGAGCAGGTCGGTGCTCTTCTCCTCGCGGAGCGTCATCGACGCCTCGTCCTTGGTGAAGCGGTAGTAGGTGTCGCCGTCCTTCGCGATGGTCGAGTCGATCGTGCCGCGGCCGGTGCCGCGCTTGACGTCGATCCACGGCTTCGCCTCCGAGAAGGTGACGAAGTCGTCGGTGGTCGCGTACATCATCTGGTTGTAGGTGACGGCGGTGCGGTCGGCCGCGTTCGTCGTCGGGTACATGTTCGAGGCCCAGAACACGACGTAGGTGTCGAGCTCGTCGTCCCAGTACGCCTCGGGCGCCCAGGTGTTGCCGGCGAAGTCGGTCGAGACCTTCACGTGGCGCTGCGCCGACCAGTTCACCAGGTCGGTCGACTCCCAGACCTCGATGTACTTCGAGCCCGACTTCTGCGCGGTGTCGAAGCCGCCGGCCAGGCCGTCGATCTTCAGGTCCGTCGCGAGCATGAAGAACTTGTCGCCCTCGTGCGAGCGGAGGATGAACGGGTCGCGCAGACCCTTGGTGCCCTGGTCGGAGGTGAAGACGGGCTGTCCGCCGTTCAGCGTGTTCCAGTCGAGGGCGTCGTTCCCCTTCGAAGCGGCGAGGCTGACGCGCTCGGCGCCGGCGCCCTCCCCGGTGAAGAAGGCCCAGACGTAGGCCTCGGTGTCGTCCGTGCCCGTGGGCAGCGGCTGGAGGCGGAGGGTGAAGTCGCGGGTGCGCGTCACCGATCCGCTGGTGGCGGTCGCGCGGACCGTGACGTCGACGGCCGGGCTGCCCGCGGCGGGGCGCTCGACGACGATGGTGCGGCTGTCGGCGGTGCTGCCGTCGCGGATCGTCGCGGCGCTCGAGCCGATGACGCTCCAGGCGATGCTCGAGCCGAGGGCGCCGCGCGCCGGGACCGAGATGTTGGTGCGGACGTCGCCGGCCTGGGCGACGGTCACGGCGTCGAGGTCGCGCTGGACCTTGTCGGCGTCGGCGAGCTGCGCGGTGACGAGCACCGGGTAGTCGACGGTGCGCGTGTCGCTGCCGGAGGTGAAGGTGGCGGTGAGCGTCACGGCGGCGTCGGGGGAGCCGGCGGCCGGTCGCGTGACGACGGCGCTGCCTCCGGAGACGGCGATGGCGGCGCTGCTCGAGCGCCAGGTCACGGCGACGCCGGCGCTGCTGGTGGGCAGCGCGAAGTCGGCGGTCGCGGTCGTCGGGATGCTGACGGAGGCGACGGCGCGGTCGATCGCCTGCGACGAGTAGAGCGCGGTGACGGCGTCGGCGGTGAGCGCGCTGTCGTAGACCGCGAAGTCGTCGACGAGGCCGTTCCAGCCGGCGTCGTTGTAGGTCGAGCGGCCGAGGTAGCCGACCAGCGAGGCGCCGAAGGACGAGACGTTGCGGGTGATCGCGTTCTGGCCGATCCGGGTGCCGTTGACGTAGACCGAGAGGGTGCCGTTGGTGCCGTCGATGACGGTCGTGTAGAGCGAGTAGCCGGCGGGGGTGCGCAGGCCGGTCGTGGCGGCGTTCGTCGAGCCGGGGCCGACCTCGGTTCCCCACGGGGCGCCGGCGTTGGTCGCATTGGTGACGACCGACTTGACGAAGCCGGCCGGGTTCGTCGGGTTGAGCAGGTAGTAGCCGGAGGAGAAGGACGCACCGGCCGCGACCGGGGCGCCGAGGAACGCGGCCGCGGTGTTCGCGGGTCCGGTCCGGTTCGACAGCCAGGTGGAGATAGTGAGGTCCTTCTTGCCGACCAGGCCCGCCGTCGGGATGTCGACGTAGGGGGCCGCGGCGGCGGAGCCGCCCGGCAGGCTCAGTGCGCCCGCGGCGACGGTGGCGCCGCTGCCGCGCAGGGTGCCGTTGTAGCCGTTGCCGCTGGTGTCGGCGACGGTGGTGCCGGTGGGCGCGGTGTCGAAGCTGTAGTGGAGCAGCGGCTGGGCCGTCGCTCCGGAGGCGGAGACCGGGAGGGCGGCTCCGAGCAGCGCGGTGGCTGCGATCGTCGTGGTCGCCAGAGCGGTCCGCAACGTCGATCGTGATCGTCTCATGCAGGATTCCTCGTCGTCGAGAGGGCGACGAGGCCGCGGGCCCTCGGGGGTGAGGATGCCGGTGCTCCGTCGCACGGGTGGTGAGGAACCACACACTAAAGGCTCGCGAGGGCGACACGCGAGCACTTTGTTACCGTTAACAAGAATTGACACGGCGGACGCCGCGGGAGTGCGCTCCGGGGACATCGCCGGACGCGGCGAGGGGGCGGCGACCTCGCGATCGCCGCCCCCCTCCTCCGTCACCGCTGGTCAGTCGACGTGCTTGCCGGAGTTCGCGGTGGTCGCGGTGCCGCCGTTGGCGAGCAGGTCGCGGATGTCGGCGAGGAGCTCGAGCTCGGTGGGCGCCTTGTCCTCGGCGGCCGGGGCGTCGTCCATCTTCTTCTTGAACGCGGCGTTCTTGAGGTGGTTGATCGGCAGCACGAACGCGAAGTAGAGCACGAACGCGACGATGACGAACTGGATCAGGGCGGAGAGGACGGCGCCCCAGGCGATGACCGACGCCTCCTGGCCGTTGCCCTCGGGACGGATCGTCCAGACGAGCGTCTCGAGCGAGGAGGCGTCGAAGATGACGCCGATGATCGGGTTGAAGATCCCGGTGACGATGGCGTTGACGATCGTGGTGAACGCGGCGCCGATGACCACGGCGACCGCCAGGTCGATGACGTTGCCGCGGAGGATGAACTCTTTGAAGCCGTTGATCATGATCTGTTCCGTTTCTGCCGGCGGGCGGAGTGAGGTGCGCGGAGGCGGGCTCGCTCCCGGGGGAGCGGCGGCCCTAGGAGGAGGAGGAGGAGGACCCCGACCCGGAGGACGAGGGCTTGGAGGAGGAGGAGCCCGAGGAGCCGGAGCCGGAGCCCGACCCCGAGGACGAGGAGCCGGAGCGGGAGGATCCCGACCCGGAGGAGCCCGACGACGAGCCGGAGCCGCCCGAGGACGATCCGCCGGAGCCCGAGCCGGTCGAGGCGGGAGTGGACGACCCTCCGCCCGACTCGCCCTTCGACTCCTTCGAGCCGGAGCCGGACCCGGACCCCGAGGCGCGCGAGTCGGTCCGGTAGAAGCCCGAGCCGTTGAAGGTCACGCCGACCGCGCTGAAGACCTTGCGCAGCGCGCCCTGGCAGCTCGGGCACTCCGTGAGGGTGTCGTCGGTGAACTTCTGCTGGATGTCGAAGGCGTTGCCGCACTGGGTGCAGCGGTAGGAGTAGGTGGGCACTGGTGCTCCTGAGGCGGGTGGCGGCGGGGGAGTGGGGGAAGAGGGGAGCGGGTCAGCGCGGGATGTCGACGATGCCCGAGGGGGTGACGACGCCGTCGACCGCCTGGTCGTGCACCTCGCTGGGCACGTGCTCGACGAACTCGCTGTCGAAGACCACGGCGTAGACCGGCGGGCACTTCTCCATCGAGCCGAGCGTCTTGTCGAAGTAGCCGCGGCCCCAGCCCATCCGCATGCCCGAGCGGTCGACGGTGGCGGCGGGGACGATGATCAGGTCGACGTCGTTGATCGCGATGGGGCCGAGCAGCTGCCCGACCGGCTCGGGCATGCCGAACAGGCCCTGGGTCTCGGTGTGGCCGTCGCCGACCGCCCAGTCGAGCAGGCCGTCCTGGCGGGAGATGGGGAAGAGGACCCGGATCCCGCGGCTCTCGGCCCAGCCGAGGAACGGGCGGGTGCTCGGCTCGTCCGGCGCCGAGAGGTAGCAGGCGATCGACCGCGCGCCGACCCGGGTCGCCAGCTCCTCGAGGTGCTCGGTGAGGTGCAGGGTGGCCTGCTCGCGGGCGGTCGCGGTCTGCGTGCGTCGGCGCTCACGGAGCTCGGCGCGCAGCGCCCGCTTCTCGTGGGTGATGTCGGCTGGCATGGGGCCCAGTCTAGATCGGGGGTGCCGGACGGCTTTCGCGGCCGGGATCGCGATCATGAGGAGGGGCGGATCGCGATCGTGAGGAGTGCAGCATCGCGATCGTGAGGAGTCCTGCGGCGGCTCTGTCCGCGAGCGGGGTACACCGTTCGCAAGCCCCTCTCGGGGCCGAAACGTGCCCGACCACGGCCGCCGCTAGTATGGCGCCCCATGGGCACTCGTATCCGCAAAGCCGTCATCCCCGCCGCCGGTCTCGGCACCCGCTTCCTGCCGGCGACCAAGGCCATCCCCAAGGAGATGCTGCCGGTCGTCGACAAGCCGGCGATCCAGTACGTGGTCGAGGAGGCCGCGGACGCCGGACTCCAGGACGTCCTCGTCATCATCGGGCGCAACAAGAACGCGCTCGCCAACCACTTCGATTCGGTCCCCGAGCTCGAGCAGAACCTCGCCAAGAAGCTGGACGACGCCAAGCTGGCGCACGTGCAGTACGCGAGCGACCTCGCCGACGTGCACTTCGTCCGCCAGGGCGAGCCGAAGGGCCTCGGCCACGCCGTCTCGCGCGCTCAGCGCCACGTCGGCGACGAGCCGTTCGCCGTCCTCCTCGGCGACGACCTGATCGACGCGCGCGACCCGCTCCTCACCCGCATGATCGACGTCGCGGAGCAGCGCGACACCACGGTCGTCGCGCTCCTCGAGGTCGACCCCGACCAGATCCACCTCTACGGCTGCGCCGCGGTCGAGACGACCGACGAGGACGACGTGGTGCGCATCACCGGCCTCGTCGAGAAGCCCTCCAAGGAGGACGCGCCCTCGAACCTCGCGATCATCGGCCGCTACGTCCTCAAGCCCGACGTCTTCGGCGTGCTCGAGCACACCGCGCCCGGCAAGGGCGGCGAGATCCAGCTGACCGACGCCCTCGAGCGCATGGCGCAGGACCCGGCCGAGTTCGGCGGCGTCTACGGCGTCGTCTTCCGCGGCCGCCGCTACGACACCGGCGACAAGCTCGACTACATCAAGGCCATCGTGCAGCTCGCCTCCGACCGCGAGGACCTCGGCGTCGACCTCAAGCCCTGGCTGAAGGACTTCGTCGCGGGCCTCTGAGCGAGGAGCCCGCGGGGCGGGCGCTGCACTTCGAGCGGCCCGCCTAGCGGGGCGTTCGTTCCATGCTGATCGAGTAGCCCGCGCAGCGGGCGTATCGAGATCCACCGTCGCCTGCAGCTGAGCCTGCAGACCCGCTCTTCTGGCGGACGTGGGTTTCGATACGCCCCTTCCGGGGCTACTCGACCAGCATGGAGTGGCGGCCCCCCGTGCTCCGGCCCCTGCCGCGTTCCGGCGCTCCGGTCCACCCCCTTCGACCGCCGCGACCGCGCAGTAGGGTCAGCACATGCCGCTGCCGATACCGACGCTCTCCGAGGGTCGTGTCACCATCCGCCCGATCCGGGTCCGGGACGCCCGCCCCCTCGAGCGCGAGCTGATCGCGAACCGCGCCTGGCTGCGGCAGTGGGAGGCGTCCGACCCCCGCGGCGGTGCCGCCTTCGACGTCCGGGCCAGCATCCGCTCGCTGCAGCAGAACGCGCGCGCCGGCGGCGGCGTGCCGTTCCTGATCGACTGGGACGGCGAGCTGGCCGGCCAGCTCAACATCTCCAACATCGGCTACGGCTCCCTCTCCTCCGGCTCGATCGGCTACTGGGTCTCCGAGCGCTACGCCGGCCGCGGCATCACGCCGATCTCCGTCGCGCTCGCGACCGATCACGCCTTCTTCGATCTCGGCCTGCACCGGATCGAGATCTGCATCCGCCCCGAGAACCGGCCGAGCCTGCGCGTCGTCGAGAAGCTCGGCTTCCGCTACGAGGGCCTGCGCCGCCGGTTCATCCACATCAACGGCGACTGGCGCGACCACTTCTGCTTCGCCCTGGTGGCGGAGGAGGTGCCGCGCGGTGTCCTGCGCCGCTACCTCGACGGCTCCGTGCCGAGCGACGTCGGCGTGCCGACCGACGCCGACCAGCGCGCGTCCCGCCGTTCCGGGCTCTCCGGGCCGCCCGACGGCGCCGGTGTCCCCCCGACGGGGAGCCGATTAATCCGCGATCCGCACGGACACACCTACCCGTAATGACGGACGGGAGCGCCCTGTGCTCCTAGCGTGGGTCGCATGAGTAGCGACTGGCTGGGCGGGGGCGTCGTCTGGGCGCTCGCCGCCGTTCTGTGGGTCGCCTATCTCATCCCCGCGTGGATGCGTCGGCGGTCGTTCTACGCGACCGAGCGCAACGCGGTGAGGCTCCAGCAGACCCTGCGGATCCTCGCCGAGACCGCCGAGGTGCCCGAGCACGTGCGTGCGGAGGCGACGGCCCGCGAGGTCGCGCTCCAGCAGCGCACCCTCCGGGCGATCGAGACCAAACAACGAGCCGAAGAGAAGGCACAGGCGATGGAGCTGGCACAGGCGGAGAAGGCGGCGCGCGAAGCGCTGCGGCGGGCGGCCGCGAGCACGCGGCAGAGCACGCGGACGGCTCCCGGCGCGATGCGCTGGCGCCAGGGCGCGGCGCTGACGGTGCTGATCGGCCTCGTCGTCGCCCTCGTCGGGCTGGTCATGCTGCCCTTCGGCGGCGCGGGAGTGGTGCCGCTGGTCGGCGTGCTGCTGCTGGCCGCGGGTCTGGGCACCCTGATCCTGCTCGCCCCGGGCCGGCAGCGCAGCGCCGCGCCCGCCGCGGTCTCGACCAGCACCGCCGAGGTGGCCCGCCGCCGTGCCGAGGTCTTCGAGGCCGAGCTCGCCGAGGAGGCCGTCGCTCCCGAGGAGGAGACCGCCGCCGCAGAGGAGACGCGCTGGACGCCGCAGCCGCTGCCGAAGCCGCTGTACCTCTCCCGCGGCACCGTCGCGGCCAGCGCCATGGCCTCGATCGACGCCGTCGAGCGCCTCCGCGCCGCCGCCGCGGACGCCGAGATCGCGCAGCGCGCCGCCGCCGCAGCCCCCGAGGTCGCGCCGATCCGCTCGCCCCGCGCGACCGGGCCGGTCCCCGTCGCGGAGACCCCGCGTCCGTCGTCGCGCTTCGCCTCGATGGGCGTCGTCGAGGGCGTCGACGCGATCGACCTCGACCAGGCCCTGCAGCGCCGCCGCGGCGCCTGAGCGGTCCGACGCCCCCTCGGCCACGTGCTAGTGTGGACGAGTTGTTCGGGCCGGTGACGGCTCGGAAGGCACGGGTCCGTGGCGCAGTTGGTAGCGCGCTTCGTTCGCAATGAAGAGGTCAGGGGTTCGAATCCCCTCGGATCCACCACCAGACAGAAGGCCCGCTCGAGAGAGCGGGCCTTCCGCGTTTCACGGGGTGATCGCCGTGCTGTGTCTCGCGCCGGCGGCGTCGCGGATGACCAATACGTGTATTGTCTCCGGGAGCTGCTCACCCGGGTGGCGAAGAGGGTGCGGAGGTCGAGGTCGTGACGGGAGATGAGCGGACGGCGGACGGGCGGCACGCGAGCGGCAGCGTCTCGGCGGAGCGGACCCGATCACCACACGTGTCCCGGATCCGCTCCGTCGACGTGCGTCATCGAGACCGTCGGCGCCGGTCGGTCCGGAGGACCCGCTCGTGACCGCTGCCGCTCTCGTTGTCGGTCTCCTCGCGGGCCTGCTGATCGGGGGAGGGCGCGCACCGCGACGGCAGCCGGGCCTGCTGGCGGCCGGCGTCCTCGTCCTCGCCGTCCTCCTCGCGCTGCTCGCCGCGAACTCCTCCGCCCTCGGGAACGCGCTGCTCGCGGGCGCCGCCACGAGCCTCGCCGCGACGGCGTACGCCGCCTCCGTCTGGAAGCGGCGGATCCCGGATCGCGAGGTCTCGTGGGCCGGCTGCGCCTGGCGCGAGCTCGTCCACCCTCAGTGGGTCCGGGAGCGGTTCGAGCAGGTCGGTGAACGATGACACGTCGGACAGCGAGTCCCGCCCGCCCCCCACGGGGTCTGCCCGGCGGGCCGATCGGGAGGGCGCTCGTCGCGCTGAGTGCCGCGCTGATCCTCGGTCTGACCGCGTGCACGAGCCCCGCGGCTCTGGACGGGCAGTCCGAACCGGCTCCCGGCACACCTGCTTTCAATGGTCCGTGGGCATCGGAGTTCGCCGCCGCCTACGACCGGGCGACGGACGACTTCACCAGGTCCGTCATCGAGGACGGCGTGGTCTCGGAGCAGGAGCGCGCGGAGATGATCGACCGCTTCACCAGGTGCGTCGCGGATCTCGGCTACGGCATCGACGAGTACGCGCTCGACGGGTCGTTCCACCTGACGTTCGCTCCGGATACCGACGCCGACGCCGCCTACGAAGAGGTGAAGGGCTGCTCGCGCAGCTCGGGCGAGACCGAGATCGGCGCCCTCTCCAGCTGGACGCACCGCAACCCCGAGCGCGCCGACGAGACCACGCTGGTCGTGGAGTGCCTCGCCCGCTCCGGCGTCGTGCGGACGTCGTACTCGACGTCCGACTACGCGAATGACGTCCCGCGTGACGACTACCCCTTCGCCGAGGAGGACGCGGGTCGGGAGGCGCTGCAGCGGTGCCGCGTCGATCCCCTCGGTGTGGGCTCGTGACGCTGGTGCGGAGGG comes from the Rathayibacter festucae DSM 15932 genome and includes:
- a CDS encoding DEAD/DEAH box helicase, which codes for MATSPESGDPREASALQLPSNATTPVQVTSGEAGYQGGNAADPVWQSWREELAKVGGPSPLLHFVDSPRTRIELSTTHPGGLPPFISGKTTLLSSLIRDELALRTAKNAAAAITDKGIELRSVRGIEGVHLAIGLAQWRAGETEFTAPVLLRPLAIRRYGRDFELKLKGQPYFNPQLARALKQQFGITIDPEQFVELAVQSGVFKPQPVIDQLRGLTSHLPWFAVHPRLVVSSFADVAGDMLRDARMLEHPVLDAVAGNPAAKRALQQSQKVASIIPQDERPPATDNLLLDADAEQEQVIANIAAGNSLVVKTLPGTGGTQTIVNAIGALAAQHKRVLVVGARRSSLDSIHQRLLSAGLGGIAVSPRTLRRDLIQSIGRNEKAARPSVSEIDDALLRLRKVLLDYRGALSRRDPSFGVSALQALEELARLSQLRTPPSTAARLDRRAVTALAHSRPEATRMLIESARLGEFRYGPGDSPWYGAQFDSTADAEAAHELAKRLHLRDLPRLLDRAQDVIAQTRMRPFESVAELGIYLRLLQDVRETLDKFQPAVFDRSIQDLIVATSPRREAAEMSSTNRRRLKKLAREYMRPGAHVTDLNASLRRVQQQRTLWQRYAVAGTVPEVPVGVADVQVAFQQVSDQLGRLDEPLGRRGSSTPLASLPLAELVSMVSGLAEDSEVLANLQERTTLLSTLREWGLDPLLTDLSRRHVPAELVAIELDLAWWRSALEIMLTDERALLGGNTSVLDRLEADFKLVDEAHAASSAELLAWKLSETWKIGLVDWQLERDALRALLRSEASTTPQELQKAAPHLSRVLAPAWLASPYEVHRIGTETTFDAVFLVDAGATTLAENVGAIRRAKQVVAFGDPVTQTPTPFSLRVDETVEFGSAASRTDVEALHAQSALARLGELLNTVTLTRSYRAGGEDLAELVNRRFYGGRIDSLPWAGSFLGHDSLRFHYIASGHGMPENDSGAVESVDAEVAKVVELVLEHAVIRPRESLMVITASPRHAVRVQQAVLTAFAKRADLNDFILGDRPEPFAVVTLEQSVAQSRDRVIFSIGYGRTPHGRLLSNFGALAEPGGERLLAVGMTRARRSMDIVSCFRPGDIDESRMRYGMVALAQVLQEAEDRVQPSDRDDYSEPMLVDLAARLERRGLRVNIGHKGKLALVAAHGTRAVVVETDRDVSTQSLRVSLRLRPELLRRLGWHYLRVHNFELFADPEAVAARVAGLIGAPQDETSTGPIEVPVGAGAPIVEDAAPASNETQPITPLPAD
- a CDS encoding immunoglobulin-like domain-containing protein, which translates into the protein MRRSRSTLRTALATTTIAATALLGAALPVSASGATAQPLLHYSFDTAPTGTTVADTSGNGYNGTLRGSGATVAAGALSLPGGSAAAAPYVDIPTAGLVGKKDLTISTWLSNRTGPANTAAAFLGAPVAAGASFSSGYYLLNPTNPAGFVKSVVTNATNAGAPWGTEVGPGSTNAATTGLRTPAGYSLYTTVIDGTNGTLSVYVNGTRIGQNAITRNVSSFGASLVGYLGRSTYNDAGWNGLVDDFAVYDSALTADAVTALYSSQAIDRAVASVSIPTTATADFALPTSSAGVAVTWRSSSAAIAVSGGSAVVTRPAAGSPDAAVTLTATFTSGSDTRTVDYPVLVTAQLADADKVQRDLDAVTVAQAGDVRTNISVPARGALGSSIAWSVIGSSAATIRDGSTADSRTIVVERPAAGSPAVDVTVRATATSGSVTRTRDFTLRLQPLPTGTDDTEAYVWAFFTGEGAGAERVSLAASKGNDALDWNTLNGGQPVFTSDQGTKGLRDPFILRSHEGDKFFMLATDLKIDGLAGGFDTAQKSGSKYIEVWESTDLVNWSAQRHVKVSTDFAGNTWAPEAYWDDELDTYVVFWASNMYPTTNAADRTAVTYNQMMYATTDDFVTFSEAKPWIDVKRGTGRGTIDSTIAKDGDTYYRFTKDEASMTLREEKSTDLLATVSGSLPGTSGPADEWTLVKERVASGLPNGEPNGTFTSGEGPNVFPANEGDVNGLDWFLFIDQPDYHAGPNHYIPFGTDDLAADAWQPLGAKLRENLPQNSDGGKPRHGTVIPVTRAEYQRMLEAYAPAIAVTSVALIAVSTAAGVAPVLPSAELTTADGAKRTVAVTWDAVAPASYAAAGTFAVRGVAQDDSRMPVTATVTVQSSLKLTAAATTRCVAGKVVLTVVATNGDTVPMDVTVTSTAGTKSFAGVKAGSNASAAFTVRAAQLAAGEATVTATASVGGKSVTSTVKAPYAARTCG